A part of Planococcus sp. MB-3u-03 genomic DNA contains:
- a CDS encoding CDP-glycerol glycerophosphotransferase family protein yields the protein MKVFLKVSAAYLLSRFYRNAQGPKIALVGGNLGEKYEDNASVFHKYLVNNHADQVTAYWMYDPSTDYAKNGRIPNAVPLGSFRNYLLFFRADYTFHGHSLLYDIVPSADKFLNLNRRTVITHVSHGIEGFKKILIQKEDVPLLKRTDYFNCASRYEYELKRDKWKIPEEKLIITGFPRFDRYLPDQPPKEMKRILMMMTWREWLFDLSREEFLDSNYFRSTIGLLEHEGIRELLKSNGIHLQIALHPFMKRFEEHFFPLADQDYGIEFLDFNHTSIERSIEENDMLLTDITSVSWDFLYLNKPIIFFMFDQQEYTEKRGSYLDLDKDLYGYKSQTVEDVYRTLSYMLENNITHNEWYGKAEEYIDYFDQDNCKRLAQRVMNV from the coding sequence TTGAAAGTTTTTTTGAAAGTATCAGCGGCCTATCTTCTCTCCCGGTTTTACCGAAATGCACAAGGCCCTAAAATCGCCCTGGTGGGAGGGAACCTCGGAGAAAAATACGAAGACAATGCTTCCGTTTTCCATAAATACCTGGTGAATAACCACGCAGACCAAGTCACGGCCTATTGGATGTATGATCCATCGACCGACTATGCGAAGAATGGGCGGATTCCAAATGCCGTGCCGCTTGGCAGCTTCCGCAATTATTTGCTGTTCTTCCGCGCCGATTACACATTCCACGGGCACTCCTTGCTTTACGATATCGTGCCATCAGCCGACAAATTCCTGAACTTGAACCGGCGGACGGTCATCACGCACGTCAGCCACGGCATCGAGGGCTTCAAGAAAATCCTCATCCAAAAAGAAGACGTCCCGCTGCTCAAGCGGACGGATTATTTCAATTGCGCATCGCGCTACGAATACGAGCTGAAACGCGACAAATGGAAAATCCCTGAAGAAAAACTCATCATCACCGGATTCCCCCGCTTTGACCGCTATTTGCCGGACCAGCCGCCAAAAGAGATGAAGCGCATTTTGATGATGATGACTTGGCGGGAATGGCTGTTTGACCTGTCGAGAGAAGAATTTCTCGACAGCAATTACTTCCGCAGCACGATCGGCTTATTGGAGCACGAAGGGATACGCGAACTCCTGAAATCCAACGGCATCCACCTTCAAATCGCACTCCACCCATTCATGAAGCGCTTTGAAGAACATTTCTTCCCGCTTGCCGACCAGGATTACGGCATCGAATTCCTGGATTTCAACCACACTTCCATCGAACGCTCGATTGAAGAAAACGATATGCTTCTGACGGATATCACCAGTGTTTCCTGGGACTTCCTGTATTTGAATAAGCCGATCATTTTCTTCATGTTCGACCAGCAGGAATACACGGAAAAACGCGGTTCCTACCTCGACCTCGACAAAGACCTTTACGGTTATAAATCCCAGACTGTAGAAGACGTCTATCGCACGCTTTCCTATATGCTCGAAAACAATATCACCCATAACGAGTGGTACGGGAAAGCCGAGGAGTATATCGATTATTTCGACCAGGACAATTGCAAACGCCTGGCACAACGCGTCATGAACGTATAA